Proteins encoded together in one Candidatus Paceibacterota bacterium window:
- a CDS encoding LamG-like jellyroll fold domain-containing protein, producing the protein MDHFSKKLPKTILFAAIALTILAGVFVLPVANKNNKALADTGLVGYWSFDEGTGMTAADSSGNGNTGTLLNGPVWTTGKKWNALQFDGINDYVDLGSNASLNFGAADNFSISSWININDNTVSSGIYATSDEWPTGDYFNLYYRGSQQKLRFGYNYGGGSAYTSIDAVLPSAMTEGVWHQVVLVKSGTTAVFYYDGSPLTTVTGGQLGAMNTFGGVKRIGKGNANLNYFDGLIDEVKVYNRALTVSEVSADYQGGTFDQVLTSISVSPFSSIIKAGSAKVFTASSQDQNGNSMTGVAVSWSSSSPGVATVNASGVVSGVATGTATITASSGSKSGTAFVVITSSVSPATVTYSGGMITISSGTANFEDVYNMVNDPAVLSKTGTEYTLTSSITIDPGATLTIDASQAGGITLKFNEPAHNTYYIMDKGTLNINNAILTSATGNAWYILSGNDAKVQLDNSDISKCGIDVYPCVKTGEYDVGTTTNTVTWTNLKVHDNLGYYVFFTGNGSYWVNIDNLEAYDLTWRMFDFTQATIRNSKFHDLDPGNGGLTIISWGKGGQVYDSEFYNINTNVAGTGSVFYCKEGGGGCVFQNNHIHDVNLGYIIGFYGSGWPNTTIYKDNLIENSTVSSAVVYWRANQYFGGVDLKSNFNNNILRNISGYRIFEFHSGGQNVRIWNNTLENVTATSGQSFRADYESGQAGGSTYHPGDSANSIIYDMNFPGNIRIYDLDVPGDQSIRGKLLPFVNVNYGSVTVNMPDDYFYDYKYLDVKVVDSSNNPINGATVTIANDTDANYPAINLYRQTKLSVATGTDGHIPLPSDLTNTVAVLDFWKTSAAQQEMTYTITASYGGKTNSIAVTPDSTWYRTNPLVSTNTVTIQLTTAVTPPAVSTADLNSDGHVNSVDFGIMMSFWNYTSKPKADLNQDGFVNSQDLGMLMSQWG; encoded by the coding sequence ATGGATCATTTTTCTAAAAAGCTCCCGAAAACAATTTTATTCGCTGCTATAGCACTGACGATTTTAGCGGGGGTATTTGTTCTACCCGTTGCAAACAAGAACAATAAAGCTTTGGCCGATACTGGCTTAGTTGGTTATTGGAGCTTTGATGAGGGAACCGGAATGACTGCGGCCGATTCGTCGGGAAATGGCAATACCGGAACATTATTGAACGGTCCTGTCTGGACCACCGGCAAGAAATGGAATGCTTTGCAATTTGACGGAATAAATGATTATGTGGATCTGGGAAGCAATGCTTCTTTAAATTTCGGCGCGGCCGATAATTTCTCTATTTCTTCCTGGATAAATATTAATGATAATACGGTTAGTTCGGGAATCTATGCCACCAGTGACGAATGGCCAACTGGTGATTATTTTAATTTATATTACAGGGGAAGTCAGCAAAAATTAAGATTTGGATATAATTACGGAGGAGGATCGGCCTATACATCCATAGATGCCGTTCTGCCATCCGCGATGACGGAGGGAGTCTGGCATCAGGTGGTCCTGGTTAAATCCGGAACTACCGCTGTTTTCTATTATGACGGCTCTCCTTTAACAACTGTTACCGGGGGGCAGCTTGGCGCCATGAATACTTTCGGAGGAGTAAAGAGGATCGGAAAGGGGAACGCAAATCTAAACTATTTCGATGGTTTGATCGATGAGGTAAAAGTCTATAACCGTGCTCTTACCGTTTCCGAAGTTTCAGCTGATTACCAGGGAGGAACGTTCGATCAGGTTCTCACTTCAATTTCCGTATCTCCTTTTTCTTCCATTATTAAAGCAGGTTCGGCTAAAGTTTTCACCGCGTCTTCCCAGGATCAGAATGGAAATAGCATGACCGGAGTTGCAGTTTCCTGGAGCAGTTCCAGCCCGGGTGTTGCTACTGTTAATGCTTCCGGAGTAGTTAGTGGAGTAGCTACAGGCACCGCTACGATCACCGCTTCAAGCGGAAGCAAGAGCGGAACGGCGTTTGTCGTGATAACCTCTTCAGTTTCTCCCGCCACCGTCACTTATTCCGGTGGCATGATAACTATCAGTTCCGGAACAGCGAATTTTGAAGATGTCTATAATATGGTCAATGATCCGGCGGTTTTGTCAAAAACGGGAACTGAATATACTTTAACCTCCAGCATAACTATTGATCCGGGAGCTACTCTCACGATCGACGCGTCGCAAGCGGGCGGCATAACCTTGAAATTCAACGAACCGGCTCATAATACTTATTACATAATGGATAAGGGAACATTGAATATCAATAACGCCATCCTTACTTCGGCAACAGGAAATGCCTGGTACATATTATCCGGCAATGACGCCAAGGTTCAATTGGACAATTCGGACATCAGTAAATGCGGAATTGATGTATATCCTTGTGTTAAGACCGGTGAATATGATGTCGGAACGACAACCAATACGGTAACTTGGACAAACCTGAAAGTTCATGATAATTTGGGATATTATGTTTTTTTCACGGGAAACGGTTCTTACTGGGTGAATATTGATAATCTTGAAGCATATGATCTGACATGGAGAATGTTTGATTTCACGCAGGCCACGATAAGAAATTCAAAATTTCACGATCTGGATCCGGGTAATGGCGGTTTGACCATCATTTCTTGGGGAAAAGGCGGACAAGTTTATGATTCTGAATTTTATAATATAAATACGAATGTCGCGGGGACCGGCAGTGTTTTCTATTGCAAAGAAGGCGGAGGAGGATGTGTTTTCCAAAATAATCATATTCATGATGTGAACCTCGGATATATCATTGGGTTCTATGGTTCCGGCTGGCCCAATACTACTATCTATAAAGATAATCTGATCGAAAACAGTACAGTGTCGTCCGCGGTCGTTTATTGGCGGGCGAATCAATATTTCGGGGGAGTAGATCTAAAATCCAATTTCAATAACAATATATTGAGAAATATAAGCGGTTACAGGATATTTGAATTTCATTCCGGCGGACAAAATGTAAGAATTTGGAATAACACTTTGGAAAATGTAACGGCGACCAGCGGACAATCATTTCGCGCTGATTATGAAAGCGGCCAGGCCGGAGGAAGCACGTATCACCCCGGTGATTCGGCAAATTCAATAATATATGACATGAATTTTCCCGGAAATATCCGCATATATGATCTGGATGTTCCAGGTGATCAATCCATTCGCGGCAAGCTTCTTCCGTTTGTGAATGTAAACTATGGTTCGGTGACTGTTAATATGCCGGATGATTATTTCTATGACTACAAATATCTTGATGTCAAAGTCGTGGATTCAAGCAATAACCCAATTAATGGAGCTACAGTAACTATCGCAAACGATACCGATGCCAATTATCCGGCCATAAATTTGTATCGTCAAACCAAGTTGTCTGTTGCAACCGGTACTGACGGACACATTCCTCTTCCATCGGATCTCACCAATACTGTAGCTGTTCTTGATTTCTGGAAGACCTCAGCTGCCCAGCAAGAAATGACCTATACCATTACGGCTTCTTATGGCGGCAAAACCAATTCTATAGCGGTTACCCCCGATTCCACCTGGTATCGCACGAACC
- a CDS encoding DUF2961 domain-containing protein — protein sequence MTKVYKIFLAAAIILVSGPNISYAMEAYGLAGMSQFERLPYLRLDTLAGADSSYDRTGANQDHDKWLYTENGEQVILDLKGPGQLDRMWFTGLTGENTPARLLGNLVGTVKIYLDGETVPRKNMPLNTMFLGSTLPFISPLTGNYAISSSGNYNYLPITFNNSIKITLTGTKTPTFYNFNYHMFPVNASVATWTGNEDSSSVKSIWTNASNDPKSDAGNVLVSGTADMPANTSQTLLDIAGPRSISSIKIKIPSLTKDILNNVYLKISWDNEASPSINAPIGAFFAMGNSNPYPTRALPVGKDAAEFMYSYFPMPFRSNAKIELVSQHPSALNGIAYEIKHKPFAGNFSEVGYLKTQYNHGSHAANDGTDFNIIDAEGSGNFVGVMQSIKGPIIINSDGTVGSYPFMEGDERIYVDGSQSPIAQGTGIEDFYNGGFFYVTSRMGDKVTNFSLPTHGATANTGLYSSTAAAGSLSMNSQYRFFISDLIPFRKHIKIGVEHGSGNNRAVEEWTLAYYYFKPDASMVLTDTIDIGTSASETSHGYAITNQASLGTLNSFYPGEKYKTAVSDAGRTHTGTSQFNASINSVNSGVILRRSLDYSVLNQQAEVYVDNTLVGIWYTAGSNATLKWKDSDYLIPSSFTNGKSQIQVKIKWISGASWTEYKYQVFSTNFVESNPVLPPTDSAAPSIAITSPANNETYYNAVASVSGTASDDIAVNKVEVKVGAGAWQLASGTTSWTISNLALVSGSNVITARAADTATPQKTAETSITIIYTPTVVDPGLPTNEPGKIWNRTFNDDFDGTAIDQTKWRGGYEKALWCGDPNGTCPSQFTGVTVSGGTLKLQPKQGSTTWDYQNRAMIHTGGIPGATNLGDRPKFSQRFGYFEAKIKFPTNASGEGNGYWLSYWALPVGKTCAGGRCSAANTDNGINQFEEVDILEHWYPATGLTRTKLNFHDLTFNQKRTDGITAIGFNYPTTTVGNLSADFHRYGLYWRDDGTGALLPDGTHQGSMQVYFDGVPQGTPWPVRSLNYWQDGIAPILQVIPCTSSDPATCRTSTVSNPLIFDYVKVYKEISDIPAAKTKIMPLGDSITAWDYSYRVKLFNSLTAAGWNFDFVGSTTTTAQNILQPSIRVPDQALDSNHEGWGGKTISELSTTFDSTLAWITADPVQRKPDIITLHIGTNNIFRPSRVAEAPADLGVLIDKIKTNLPDTKVYVASIIPMGTQYDPGSSLVNAYNAAIKTIVQGKGGNVYFVDMNAEAGINTATDLEGGSIIGLHPTHSGSDKMADVWLSHLNLSYVPVLTSIAVSPINVSIPINGTQVFSAVSKDQNGNSMTGVNISWTSSNNTVVSVDSTGMATALSLGTATITASSGAKSGTASVAVTLAQTNLILNFSFESGTSPWTFYTNGTGTFTSSPPASTGLKAAKIFLSTLGTNMQLYQSGISLEPNTSYRLTFSAYSSTGHDFKVNLFKDISPYTNYGLASYTPNLTSSWQVFTKDFTTSGFSGNVSDTRFQVYFPGLASAGDIYYLDDLKLEKVISSPADLNSDSIVNSVDFGIMMSFWTYTNKPKADLNQDGFVNSQDLGMLMSKWG from the coding sequence ATGACAAAAGTTTATAAAATATTTTTAGCGGCAGCAATAATTTTAGTCAGCGGTCCGAATATTTCTTATGCTATGGAGGCATATGGCCTTGCCGGTATGTCACAATTTGAAAGATTGCCATATTTAAGGCTTGATACGTTAGCCGGAGCAGATTCCAGCTACGACAGAACCGGCGCCAATCAGGATCACGATAAATGGCTTTATACGGAAAACGGAGAACAGGTTATTTTGGATTTGAAAGGCCCGGGCCAACTGGATCGCATGTGGTTTACCGGATTGACCGGAGAAAATACGCCTGCTAGGCTTCTTGGTAATTTGGTGGGAACTGTAAAAATATATTTGGACGGGGAAACCGTTCCGCGTAAAAATATGCCGCTTAATACTATGTTTTTAGGCAGTACGCTTCCATTTATTTCTCCTCTGACCGGGAATTATGCCATATCAAGTTCAGGCAATTATAATTATTTACCCATAACTTTTAATAATTCAATTAAAATTACTTTGACAGGGACAAAAACCCCCACTTTCTATAATTTTAATTATCATATGTTTCCTGTTAACGCATCTGTCGCGACTTGGACGGGTAATGAAGACAGTTCATCGGTAAAAAGCATATGGACTAACGCGAGCAATGATCCCAAAAGTGATGCGGGTAATGTTCTTGTCAGCGGAACGGCGGATATGCCCGCGAACACTAGCCAGACTTTGCTTGATATAGCCGGACCTCGCAGCATTTCTTCGATAAAAATAAAAATTCCATCTCTAACAAAGGATATTTTAAATAACGTGTATTTAAAAATATCGTGGGACAATGAAGCCAGCCCCAGCATTAATGCGCCGATTGGAGCATTTTTTGCCATGGGCAATTCCAATCCTTATCCGACACGCGCTTTGCCGGTCGGAAAAGACGCGGCTGAATTTATGTACAGCTATTTTCCCATGCCTTTCCGGAGCAATGCTAAAATAGAATTGGTAAGCCAGCACCCATCTGCCCTTAATGGCATAGCTTATGAAATTAAGCATAAGCCTTTTGCCGGTAATTTTTCAGAGGTCGGATACTTAAAAACGCAATATAATCATGGGTCGCATGCTGCCAATGACGGTACGGATTTTAATATTATAGACGCTGAAGGTTCGGGTAATTTTGTCGGTGTAATGCAGAGTATTAAAGGTCCTATTATAATTAATTCAGATGGCACTGTTGGCAGTTATCCTTTTATGGAAGGGGATGAAAGAATATATGTTGATGGTAGCCAGAGTCCGATCGCGCAAGGAACCGGTATCGAAGATTTTTACAATGGCGGATTTTTTTATGTAACCAGCAGAATGGGGGATAAAGTCACTAACTTTAGCTTGCCGACGCATGGAGCGACGGCAAATACAGGGCTATATTCTTCAACCGCGGCAGCGGGTTCTCTTTCAATGAATTCCCAATACCGTTTTTTTATCAGCGATCTTATTCCGTTTAGAAAACACATTAAAATCGGGGTAGAGCATGGCAGCGGAAATAATCGCGCCGTAGAGGAATGGACGCTTGCTTATTATTATTTTAAACCCGATGCCAGCATGGTCTTAACTGACACTATTGATATTGGAACATCGGCGAGCGAGACGAGCCATGGTTATGCTATAACCAATCAGGCCTCTCTGGGTACATTGAATTCTTTTTATCCCGGAGAGAAATATAAAACAGCTGTCAGCGATGCGGGCAGAACCCATACAGGAACTAGTCAGTTCAACGCATCGATCAATTCTGTTAATAGCGGGGTGATATTGCGCCGGAGTTTGGATTATAGCGTATTGAACCAGCAAGCGGAAGTATATGTGGATAATACTCTGGTTGGAATATGGTACACAGCCGGATCCAATGCGACATTAAAATGGAAAGATTCCGATTATTTGATACCGTCGAGTTTTACAAACGGAAAGAGCCAAATACAAGTGAAAATAAAATGGATATCCGGCGCATCGTGGACAGAATACAAGTATCAGGTTTTTTCGACTAATTTTGTCGAAAGCAACCCGGTTCTTCCGCCAACCGATTCTGCTGCGCCATCGATCGCAATTACGAGTCCCGCCAATAATGAAACATATTACAATGCTGTTGCCAGCGTTTCAGGGACTGCGTCGGACGATATTGCTGTGAATAAGGTCGAAGTGAAAGTCGGCGCCGGCGCATGGCAGCTTGCCAGCGGCACGACTTCATGGACTATATCAAATCTCGCGCTTGTTTCCGGGTCAAATGTAATTACTGCCCGGGCTGCTGATACTGCGACTCCTCAAAAAACTGCGGAAACATCTATTACAATAATTTATACTCCGACAGTTGTTGATCCGGGTTTGCCAACGAATGAACCGGGGAAAATATGGAATCGGACATTTAATGATGATTTTGATGGAACAGCTATTGATCAAACTAAATGGCGAGGCGGATATGAGAAAGCATTGTGGTGCGGCGATCCGAATGGCACCTGCCCAAGCCAATTTACTGGAGTTACTGTGTCAGGCGGAACGCTTAAGTTACAGCCAAAGCAAGGCTCTACGACTTGGGATTATCAAAATCGCGCAATGATACATACTGGCGGAATACCTGGCGCCACGAATTTGGGCGATAGGCCGAAGTTCAGCCAAAGATTCGGGTATTTTGAAGCTAAGATCAAATTTCCTACCAATGCCAGTGGGGAAGGCAATGGCTATTGGCTTTCTTATTGGGCTTTGCCGGTAGGAAAGACATGCGCAGGCGGAAGATGCAGTGCGGCGAATACCGATAATGGTATTAATCAATTTGAGGAGGTGGATATTCTTGAGCATTGGTATCCTGCTACAGGTTTGACTAGGACAAAACTTAATTTTCATGATCTTACATTTAACCAAAAACGTACCGATGGAATCACCGCGATAGGCTTTAATTATCCGACGACAACAGTCGGCAATTTATCAGCAGATTTTCATCGGTATGGTTTGTATTGGCGAGATGATGGCACTGGCGCTTTGCTTCCTGATGGCACTCATCAAGGTTCGATGCAAGTGTATTTTGACGGTGTTCCCCAAGGTACCCCATGGCCGGTGAGAAGTTTAAATTATTGGCAAGATGGAATAGCTCCGATCTTACAAGTTATTCCTTGTACATCTTCTGATCCTGCGACTTGCAGGACATCTACAGTTTCCAATCCGCTTATATTCGATTATGTAAAAGTATATAAAGAAATTTCTGATATTCCCGCTGCTAAAACAAAAATTATGCCTCTTGGCGATTCGATAACCGCTTGGGATTACAGCTATCGCGTCAAATTATTTAATTCTCTGACAGCTGCCGGCTGGAATTTTGATTTTGTGGGTTCTACCACGACAACCGCTCAGAATATACTGCAACCGTCTATCCGCGTACCGGATCAAGCTCTTGACTCGAATCATGAAGGCTGGGGCGGCAAAACAATAAGCGAGCTTTCTACAACATTTGATAGCACTCTTGCGTGGATTACGGCCGATCCTGTTCAAAGGAAGCCTGATATTATTACGCTACATATTGGAACAAATAATATTTTTCGGCCATCCAGAGTAGCGGAAGCGCCGGCTGATCTCGGTGTTTTGATCGATAAGATAAAAACAAATTTACCCGATACAAAAGTTTACGTTGCCTCGATTATTCCAATGGGGACTCAATATGATCCGGGCAGTTCTTTGGTGAATGCGTATAATGCGGCAATCAAGACTATAGTGCAGGGGAAAGGCGGAAATGTTTATTTTGTGGATATGAATGCTGAAGCCGGTATTAATACGGCTACTGATCTTGAAGGCGGAAGCATCATTGGTCTTCATCCTACTCATTCTGGCTCCGATAAAATGGCCGATGTTTGGCTGAGCCATTTGAATTTATCTTATGTACCTGTTCTCACTTCTATCGCAGTTTCACCAATAAATGTCTCTATTCCAATTAATGGAACTCAGGTGTTTAGCGCTGTTTCCAAAGATCAAAATGGAAATTCTATGACGGGCGTTAATATTTCATGGACTTCTTCCAATAACACCGTTGTTAGCGTTGATTCTACCGGTATGGCTACTGCGCTTTCACTTGGCACTGCAACTATTACCGCTTCCAGCGGAGCAAAATCCGGCACTGCCTCTGTCGCTGTCACCCTGGCCCAAACCAATCTCATCCTAAACTTTTCCTTTGAATCCGGCACTTCTCCCTGGACTTTCTACACTAACGGCACTGGCACTTTTACGTCTTCTCCTCCCGCCAGCACCGGCCTTAAAGCCGCCAAAATTTTCCTTTCCACCCTTGGCACTAATATGCAACTGTATCAATCCGGCATTTCTCTGGAACCCAATACTTCATATCGCTTAACTTTCTCCGCCTATTCCTCAACCGGCCATGATTTTAAAGTAAATCTTTTTAAAGATATTTCTCCTTATACCAATTACGGCTTGGCGAGTTATACTCCTAATCTTACATCTTCCTGGCAGGTCTTTACCAAAGATTTTACCACTTCCGGTTTTTCAGGCAATGTCTCCGATACTCGTTTTCAGGTTTATTTCCCGGGTTTAGCCTCAGCCGGAGACATCTATTATCTCGATGATTTGAAATTGGAAAAAGTTATCTCATCACCCGCTGACCTTAACTCTGACAGTATCGTTAATTCCGTTGATTTTGGCATCATGATGAGCTTCTGGACTTACACCAATAAACCCAAGGCTGACCTTAATCAGGATGGGTTTGTTAATTCTCAAGATCTAGGAATGTTGATGAGTAAGTGGGGGTAG